TGTCACATTCGGCGAGATAATGCTACGGTTGAAATCACCGGGACATGAACGGTTTTTCCAGTCCCCTTCTTTGGAAGCCACGTTCGGGGGTGGAGAAGCCAATGTTGCTGTTTCCCTCTCTCTTTTTGGCAAGAATACCCAATTTGTATCCGCCTTGCCTGCAAATGCAATCGGTGAAGCAGCTCTTTGTGAAGTACGGAAATATGGTGTCGATGTTTCAAAAGTCAATATGACCAAAGGTGGCAGGGTAGGGATTTATTTCCTGGAAACCGGTGCAAACCAGAGATCGAGCAGTGTCGTCTATGACCGTGCAGAGAGTTCGATAGCCCTTGCAAAACCTGAAGATTTCAATTTCAAGTCAATCATGGGCGATGCCGCCTGGTTCCATATTACCGGCATTACCCCTGCAATTAGCCAGGGTGCAGCCGATTGCTCGCTTGCGGCCATGAAAGCAGCTAAAGAAGCCGGGGTTACTGTCTCAATTGACCTGAACTACCGTAAAAAACTCTGGAACTACGGAAAAAAAGCCCCTGAAGTAATGAGGGAGCTCGCCAAATATGCCGATGTTATCATTGCAAACGAGGAAGATATTCAGAAATGCCTCGGTATTGAAGCCGGTATCGACGTGACCTCCGGGTCCCTCGATACTTCTGTCTATGAGAAATTAACCGCCGAGGTCAAGAAACAGTTCCCTAATGTCTCTGTTGTTGCTGTCACCTTGCGTGAAAGCAAGAGTGCCGACCATAATGGATGGAGTGCAGCTCTCAGTGGGAAAACAGGATTCTACCTTTCCCGCCATTATGAGATTACCGATATCATCGACCGTGTCGGTGGCGGAGACTCTTTCGCAGCCGGAATAATCTATGGCTTGAGCGAATATCCCCAGGATGAGGAGTATGCAATCAATTTTGCAGTTGCCGCATCTTGTCTGAAACATTCCATCGAGGGTGATTTCAATTTGGCTCGCAAGAGCGAGGTCGAAGCTCTCTGTAAGGGTGATGGCAGCGGGCGAGTCCAGCGATAACTCAGGTTTTTCAATCACAGGGGGAGGCTTGGAGGCCTCCCCTTATTTTTTTCTGAGGATGCCAACTCCTTGCATGGGAAAAAAAAAGCAAAAAAAGGTAAAAAATATGTGTAGCTTTACCCAATCTTTATCCTATGTTCAGTCTTCTTCCACCTGAGAGAACTATTGTTTAGCCAGAACAAAGAAACAAGAGCCAGTTGGCTCAAAGGTGGACAACATGAACATGAAGAACAAAAAGTTTGCAATCGTGATGATCCTGATAGTCGTAGCAGTAGCTTCCGTATCGGCAGCCTCCTATGGAAATAGTAGATTTGCCAATACCGCAGCGACACAGAATCAGTTCTTTGGCAGGGGAAACGCAAATGCTTATTCCCAGACCTGTCTGGTAACCGGAGAGGAACCCCTTGCAGGTACTCGGATGGGGATTGAAGGCAGGGGATATGGCATGTATGGAAGTCAGGGCTTGGATGCCGAACTTCGTGAAACTTGCCTTGTAACAGGGGAAGCTCCCGTTTATGGAAGCCGCCTTGGTTCTGGAATGAGATGGTCAAGGTAACCATTCGGCAATTGATACATGGCCAGCTTGTGCTGGCCATGCTTAAAAGAGGTATGCCATGAAAAAGTTTTATCAGTTTACATTGTTGGCAATAGTAATGGGTCTGTCCGTTTTGGGCTCACTAGGTGCCGAACCCAATGGTGAAGTGCAGAATGTCTCGGCAACTGTACCGTCTGTAGGTACCATGTCTTCCGATTCTGAGGGTATTCTCTACATGAGGGAAGAAGAAAAGCTTGCCCGCGATGTATACCTTGCCCTGTATGATATCTGGGGTATCAGGACATTCTCCAATATTGCAAAAAGCGAACAGAAGCACATGGATGCGGTTGCCACCCTCATCCAAGCCCAAGGCCTTGTTGACCCTGTCGTAGGTTCAAAACCCGGGGAATTCCAAAACCCAACGTTGGCTGCGTTGTATATGTCTTTGGTAGAGCAGGGCTCAAAATCACCTCAGGACGCTCTAATTGTAGGGGCAACCATTGAAGACCTTGATATCCATGATTTGGAAACTTACCTGGCCGAGACCGATGATCCTGATTCCCTCGCTGTCTATTCAAACCTGTTGAGGGGATCGGAGAACCATATGCAATCCTTCTCGAAACAACTCAATCGATATAACATTGCCTATGAGGCACGCTATATAACAGACGAAAGATTGGCAGGGATTCTTTCCCGATAATACATATATACAAGCAAGGACGGGGCTGCCTAACGGGCAGCCTCTTCCTTTCTGAATAGTGATGCCCTGCTTTCAAAGTCAAACAACTCTTCTGTTGCCAAAGCAATTTTCGTTACCGAAAAATTACTGCCCTTGGGAAAAAGGTAGTACGTATCTGTTAGCGTGGAAAGGTCAAGGCAATCTCCCTTACCGAAATATGCATATTCAATATGACAGGAATACATGGAAAGGACAGGCTTTTCCAGTAAGAAATATTCACCGTCAAAAGTCCCTTCCAACCGAAAACCTTCCATGGAATGGTGCAGTACGGCTTCTCCGACAGTAATGAAGCACTTTGCATTCGGTAGGGAATCTACGACAACCTGCAGTTGGATACCGTAGGTTTCCTCTTCGATTTCTTTTCGTACTGCCTCCCTCTCAAATGTATACCAATCGGGGATATGGGGAAATTCAGTAACAAAAGCCTTTTCATCCCTCGCTTTTTCAATAGTCTTCAGTTCCCCCAGTTCAGTCATTTCCCATTTTTTCCCACAGGCCCCACAGCTAAGGGTTGTTCCGCATGAGTCCATTTGGAATTCAGTTTGGCAATGGGGGCATTTATACAGGACTTTGTGCAAACCTTCGGCCCTTTGGGGGTGGTTGATAATGATATTGTTTTTTTTCTGCCAGGCATATTCATCGTAGGCAAAAGCCTCTGCTATTCTCTCGTTGATACCCTGCACCGAGGTTTTTGCCAATTCTTCGACTGTAAAGAGTCTTGTAAGGTCTGCTTCTATCCTGTTTCCCCGCTTTGCAAGATTCCAGCAGGGGCTGTTGAGGTAATTGCCGTGCATATTGAGGACTACGACGGGAACTTTGAGCATTTTGGCCATTTTCCCCAGGGAAGAAGGCAATACGGCAGTGGTTCCAATAAGGGAATAGCGGGCTTCAGGATAGAGAGCCAGGATGCCCTTTTGTTTAGACAGTACATGCTGTATCTGCCGGACAAGCTGGATGTCATTGGTAAATTTCCGTTTGCAAATTCCCCCTGCGTTACGCAAAAGCCATTCTCGTTTGAGAAAACCGTCAATTGCCACCACATAGCTCGAGCGATGGGGAAACACTGCTGCCGTGGTTACTTTGAAATCGAGGAAAGCCATGTGCGTGCATAGGAGAAGATAGGGAGGCTTCAACCCATCCATGTTTTTCTTATTGATATGCAATCGATGACTCCATACCTCGGGAAAGCTCAAAATCCAGGTAAGGAGTTTGAGATAGGGTTTTTGTCTGATAGGCTTTCTTTCCATGTCAAAGCGTTTCTCACTGTGATGCTTTTCGATTCCTGTCATTGCTTCGTCCTTCTCATAAAATTGGTAGCAAGGATATGATTAACCAGCTCTATAGTAAAGTGTGAGTATACCAATCACAAGCAAAACAATGCAAACTTCTTTTTTTCCCAGAGAGATGGACAGTATCGGTTTTTTCGGTATGATTGAACAACACGGAGGATTTTCATGCCAAGTAAAGAGCTGTATACGTTAGCGAAGGAATATCAGGAATGCGAAATAGATAAGGTTTTTTCCGAGAGCGACCTGTTCGCCGTCGAAATGAACGATGGGACGCCTTGCTATGTTTCCATTGTTGAAGGGGCTCTTGCCGGCTATCTTGGAAAGAAAGGGCTTTCTGCCTATCTTCGCCTTTGCCTTGAAGAGAGTGATTCCCCTCCTTTGACCCTAGCTGAACTTGAAAACTCCCAGGAATGTTACCTGGTTACGCTGAACAATACGGTGGAAGACCTTGAAGAAAAGGAACGGGAGGAGCTTGAGGCTTTCAGTATTTCTTTTGGCGAAGGTGCACTGCCACAGTTTCGGACCAAGCGGCAGTATAAATTCCCCTGGTACCTGGAAGAAGCAGATGAGAAAGACCTGATATTGTTACTCAAGGCAGTCCTGTATGCAAAAACCTATTTCTCCAAGTTTGGCAAAGAGACAAAAGATTCTTCCCTCAATCCTTGGCTTGAATCGCTGGGCCTCGAGGATGTTGCTACAACCGAATATGTTCCCTATTTTCAGCAAAGCGGGGATTCTTTCACTGTTTCTGCCAGGATTCTTCCCGATGACGCCTATTCGATCGAATATCCCCAGGCAGAGCTGAAAAACGAAGCAATGGTTGAGGAATTCAGGCTTATGAAAGCAAAACCGGGAAAAGTGCTTTACTACGTGACTTTCCTGTTTCCTGACCCAGTGCTATCATCAAAGAGTCCCTCACCGGTCTTTCCGGTAGTTGAAATGCTCTACGATCCGCAAAAACATGACCTTTTGGACGTATATATGGTTGAAGACTATGAAGAAGGCCATGTTGGGTTTGTTTCCAGATTGCTTGATTATATGCACCAGAATGGGAAACCACAGGCAATTCATTGCTTTGGGGAACGTTCCTATCCATTGCTTTCAATGCTTGGGAAACAGATTGGGATACGGATAATGCAGGGGTCTTTCAACCAAGAACTGGAGAGTCTCAAGGAATTCTTCGTTTTGCAGGGGCAGGAACAGGAAATAGGCGAAGAAAACCCTGACCATGGACATGTCCATGACCACAACTGTGAGCACCATCCTAGCCATTAGGTTCGATTTCGGTTATTTGTCACCGTATTCAGGGACTATGCAGATAAAGACAAAATTGTCCGTTCCCGCATTCAGTACCTGATGTTCAATGTCGGAAGGGACATAGGCCGTTGACCCCGGTGTAAGCGGGTAGTCCTTTCCGTCCATGAATAAGGTCCCTTTTCCCTCTACGGCATAGAGAATATGTTGCCAGGGATGGGAATGCCGGGGGGCATAGCCCTCTTTTCCCAAGGTGAACATTCTCATCACATAGTCCTTCCAGCCCTGATCTGGGCCTATGAGCACCTGCTTTGTCACCCGGCTGATACCTTTTCCCTCAAGTTCTTTTTTGGTGATTTCATCTCTATGCGATACAAACATGGCAATCTCCTTATTTTCCTTGCAGCTGTTTCATTACCCAATCGGTGCGCATTGCGCTCTCCCCTGTGCTCAAACAGATTTCTTTTCCCAACAATTGATTTACAACAGTCTGAATCATAGGTTGTGCAACATGCTCTGGTGGAGTGGGAACTGCAAGTGTCTCGACTTTATCATCGGTTGTCAGTGTTATGGGTGCGCCGATGTCCAATACTGAGAAAGAAAGCTTTCCTTTGCTCCCGTAGATGGTAATGGAATCCTCATCCTTGAATGCGTTGAAACACCAGATTCCTGTTCCGTGGACTCCATTTGTATGTACCCAGCTCCCGCTGACAATATCCTCGGCTTTGTTGACTTGAGCCTGGTTTGCACTCTGTCCCTGCGCTTTTTCGATGGGCCCGAGATACCAGTCAAGCAGGTCGAGCGAATGAGACCCTACATCCAAAAACCTTCCCCCGCCGGAAACAGCAGGGTTAACCCTCCAGGATGGGTTTCTATCATCTTCTTTTATAGTCTGGTACATAAGAAGGTTTACAAAACGGATATCCCCCAGTTTGCCTTCCTCAAGGAGCTTTTTTATGTGCAGGTATTTCGGCAAAGCCCGTCGATAATAGGCACTGAATAGCAAAATAGTACGGGCGTTACAGAACTCGACCATAGCCTGGCTATCTTCAAATGTCCTTCCCAGAGGTTTCTCGCAGTAAATGGGTTTGCCAGCTTTCGCAGCGCGTATAACATAGTCTTTATGGGAATCTGGATGAGTGGCAATATAGATGGCGTCTACTTCAGGGTCGTTGATGAGCTTATCTGCATCGTCATACCAGCGTTTTACCTTGTGGCGACGGGCATAATCCTCTGCAAGCGCACCGTTGCGTCGCATGACAGCAACGAGGGAGGAGCCTTCGGCTTTCTGGAACCCCGGGCCGCTTTTCACTTCGGTAACTGAACCACAACCAATCATTCCCCAACGAATCGTATCCATGGCCATCTCCTTTTTACCCTTTTTCGTTCTTCGTAAAAGAGGGTTCTGAGGCTAGGCTTGCCACCCCAGTAACATTGAAAGCTTATTGCATTCAGTCAATATGGCATTGACTATCAATTCTTTTTCCTCATGGTTGAAACGGAACAATGGCCAGGAAACGCTCATTGCCGCTACAACTTTACCCGTATAGTCCCGAATTG
The sequence above is a segment of the Sphaerochaeta pleomorpha str. Grapes genome. Coding sequences within it:
- a CDS encoding sugar kinase; its protein translation is MGNTFVTFGEIMLRLKSPGHERFFQSPSLEATFGGGEANVAVSLSLFGKNTQFVSALPANAIGEAALCEVRKYGVDVSKVNMTKGGRVGIYFLETGANQRSSSVVYDRAESSIALAKPEDFNFKSIMGDAAWFHITGITPAISQGAADCSLAAMKAAKEAGVTVSIDLNYRKKLWNYGKKAPEVMRELAKYADVIIANEEDIQKCLGIEAGIDVTSGSLDTSVYEKLTAEVKKQFPNVSVVAVTLRESKSADHNGWSAALSGKTGFYLSRHYEITDIIDRVGGGDSFAAGIIYGLSEYPQDEEYAINFAVAASCLKHSIEGDFNLARKSEVEALCKGDGSGRVQR
- a CDS encoding cupin domain-containing protein — protein: MFVSHRDEITKKELEGKGISRVTKQVLIGPDQGWKDYVMRMFTLGKEGYAPRHSHPWQHILYAVEGKGTLFMDGKDYPLTPGSTAYVPSDIEHQVLNAGTDNFVFICIVPEYGDK
- a CDS encoding DUF6930 domain-containing protein, which translates into the protein MPSKELYTLAKEYQECEIDKVFSESDLFAVEMNDGTPCYVSIVEGALAGYLGKKGLSAYLRLCLEESDSPPLTLAELENSQECYLVTLNNTVEDLEEKEREELEAFSISFGEGALPQFRTKRQYKFPWYLEEADEKDLILLLKAVLYAKTYFSKFGKETKDSSLNPWLESLGLEDVATTEYVPYFQQSGDSFTVSARILPDDAYSIEYPQAELKNEAMVEEFRLMKAKPGKVLYYVTFLFPDPVLSSKSPSPVFPVVEMLYDPQKHDLLDVYMVEDYEEGHVGFVSRLLDYMHQNGKPQAIHCFGERSYPLLSMLGKQIGIRIMQGSFNQELESLKEFFVLQGQEQEIGEENPDHGHVHDHNCEHHPSH
- a CDS encoding Gfo/Idh/MocA family protein, with product MDTIRWGMIGCGSVTEVKSGPGFQKAEGSSLVAVMRRNGALAEDYARRHKVKRWYDDADKLINDPEVDAIYIATHPDSHKDYVIRAAKAGKPIYCEKPLGRTFEDSQAMVEFCNARTILLFSAYYRRALPKYLHIKKLLEEGKLGDIRFVNLLMYQTIKEDDRNPSWRVNPAVSGGGRFLDVGSHSLDLLDWYLGPIEKAQGQSANQAQVNKAEDIVSGSWVHTNGVHGTGIWCFNAFKDEDSITIYGSKGKLSFSVLDIGAPITLTTDDKVETLAVPTPPEHVAQPMIQTVVNQLLGKEICLSTGESAMRTDWVMKQLQGK
- a CDS encoding DUF2202 domain-containing protein, with protein sequence MKKFYQFTLLAIVMGLSVLGSLGAEPNGEVQNVSATVPSVGTMSSDSEGILYMREEEKLARDVYLALYDIWGIRTFSNIAKSEQKHMDAVATLIQAQGLVDPVVGSKPGEFQNPTLAALYMSLVEQGSKSPQDALIVGATIEDLDIHDLETYLAETDDPDSLAVYSNLLRGSENHMQSFSKQLNRYNIAYEARYITDERLAGILSR
- a CDS encoding lysophospholipid acyltransferase family protein, whose translation is MTGIEKHHSEKRFDMERKPIRQKPYLKLLTWILSFPEVWSHRLHINKKNMDGLKPPYLLLCTHMAFLDFKVTTAAVFPHRSSYVVAIDGFLKREWLLRNAGGICKRKFTNDIQLVRQIQHVLSKQKGILALYPEARYSLIGTTAVLPSSLGKMAKMLKVPVVVLNMHGNYLNSPCWNLAKRGNRIEADLTRLFTVEELAKTSVQGINERIAEAFAYDEYAWQKKNNIIINHPQRAEGLHKVLYKCPHCQTEFQMDSCGTTLSCGACGKKWEMTELGELKTIEKARDEKAFVTEFPHIPDWYTFEREAVRKEIEEETYGIQLQVVVDSLPNAKCFITVGEAVLHHSMEGFRLEGTFDGEYFLLEKPVLSMYSCHIEYAYFGKGDCLDLSTLTDTYYLFPKGSNFSVTKIALATEELFDFESRASLFRKEEAAR